The DNA segment TCATCATAAATGCCATTGCGCTTGATACTGCCTCCGCCATATACCAGCAATGCCTTCTTGCCGTATCTGGATACGATATCGCCGATATGAGCAATCTGCCCCTTACCAAAATAAATTTCTGTGGGAATTGAATACATAAAGTTTTCCATTAGCAAAACCCTCCTTGCCTTTATTATACAACGTTCGCGACTTCTTGAACATGGCTCTTTCTTTTATGTTTAACTAATCGGCAACAGATAAATTTCAAAATATCAGCTTACAGATATTTCCCGGGAAATTCATACTATGTATAAGCTTTCAAGAGAGGTTAGAATTTCCCTTCAGGATACCGTATCAGAATCTCCATTAGAATCTGCTGTTTCTCTGCCATTTTACTTTACAAAAATCATCATGCGGCAGTTATCTGGCAAGCTAGACAATACCCGAAAAAGAAAACCGTATTTATAATCCATAGACAGACCGCTGCTTCCACGGCTCTCCATCTATCGAATGCCACTCTATTTTATGCCGTATAATCTTTAAATTCTCATCACTGAAATAGCTATAGTGATTTTCAGCCTTATGAAAGGGCAGCTTCAGCAGTTCCTCTGTGTTATCAATATCATCATACTTTCACTATAAGATTGCATGATTTTGAAAATTGATTAATAGTTTACATCAAGATTTGCCTCCTCTGCTTTATTGTAAATTTTCCTGAGCAACATAGCGAAGAGATATTAATGTATTTGTTGAAACATCAAAGAATAAAAAAGTATACGGCTCTACATATGTATACTGTCTTTATAAAGCTTCAAAATAATGACAAATCCTTTACTAATATTTCAAAAATATCTATTACATAAGGAACACATAAGAATGCCAATGGCCATATGCATACCTTAAATATAAGATATTATGTAATTTTGCAAAACCTGTAAAAAAAATCGTAGAGTATCTTACTCTACGAAAATCAGGATATTCAGGTATCCTTACCCAAACTAATTTAAGTTTACAAAAAGACACTTGATTTGTCAAGATTTCCCTGAATAATTCGTAGTTTTCTTCTAAGAAATACAATAGATTTTTGAATACATAAATCAAAAGTACGATAAATAGATGATAAGTATACATGCATTTTTCTATTTTAATGAATTAGAGACAAAAAAATGTCTTTTGCTTTTAAAAGCTCAAAGGTTTATTTACAAATCTTTACGAATCACCGTCATAATAATAGTCAATAATAAGGAGGAAGAAATATGTCAAGAAAAGGTGAAAATATCTATAAGCGAAAAGATGGAAGATGGGAAGGACGATTTTTAAAAGGTAAAGACTGTAATGGGCGACGACAATATGGCTATGTATACGCAAAATCATATCGTGATGTAAAGAAAAAGCTCCTTACTGCTATACAAACGAATACAGAAATAGTCCCTGATAAATTACGAATTCCTATGCTCCAAGATGAATGCAGAGAATGGCTCTCTATGCTCAGTCCACAAATTAAATTATCGACGAAAATACGTTATCAAAATCTTTTGTATTCCTATATCGTTCCTAAACTCGGAAATATTTCCATCAGTGATATTTCATATCATACATTAGACACATTCTGTCGTGATTTATTATGCAATGGTGGTAGAAAACAAACAGGACTTTCTTCAAAAACTGTTGCTGATATAATGTCTGTAATACGTTTAGTATTCAATTTTTCTCACAGAAGAGGGTTTCCTATCTCTTGTGATACAAAGTCTATTATAATCAGACATTCTGAAAAAGAAATGCGAATATTCAGTCGCAGTGAGCAAATCATTCTATGTAAAGTGCTCCAAGAGGATCTAAATCCTTTCCATATTGGCATTATGGTATGTTTATACACAGGTCTTCGAATCGGTGAGCTCTGTGCCCTT comes from the Erysipelotrichaceae bacterium 66202529 genome and includes:
- a CDS encoding tyrosine-type recombinase/integrase, producing the protein MSRKGENIYKRKDGRWEGRFLKGKDCNGRRQYGYVYAKSYRDVKKKLLTAIQTNTEIVPDKLRIPMLQDECREWLSMLSPQIKLSTKIRYQNLLYSYIVPKLGNISISDISYHTLDTFCRDLLCNGGRKQTGLSSKTVADIMSVIRLVFNFSHRRGFPISCDTKSIIIRHSEKEMRIFSRSEQIILCKVLQEDLNPFHIGIMVCLYTGLRIGELCALKWNDISFSEHTMYIHQTMQRIQIEDNKKHKTKVIITTPKSKCSIRTIPIPDNLLTLMKRYQQSTTGFFLTCNEDVYIEPRVMQYQFKRVLEKLEIPTANFHSLRHTFATRCVELGFDIKSLSEILGHANVNLTMNRYVHPSLELKTDNMQKLSTLFAVKDSVKRC